The proteins below come from a single Micromonospora citrea genomic window:
- the rplU gene encoding 50S ribosomal protein L21: protein MYAIVKTGGKQYKVAEGDVIEVEKLAGAPGDAVQLTAVLLVDGDDLVTDAAKLASVAVSGEIAAHTKGPKIRIHKFKNKTGYHKRQGHRQPLTQVKVTGISSGK from the coding sequence ATGTACGCGATCGTCAAGACCGGCGGCAAGCAGTACAAGGTCGCCGAGGGCGACGTGATCGAGGTCGAGAAGCTCGCCGGTGCCCCCGGCGACGCGGTGCAGCTCACCGCGGTGCTCCTCGTCGACGGTGACGACCTGGTGACCGACGCGGCGAAGCTTGCCTCGGTCGCGGTGTCCGGCGAGATCGCCGCGCACACCAAGGGCCCGAAGATCCGGATCCACAAGTTCAAGAACAAGACCGGCTACCACAAGCGCCAGGGTCACCGCCAGCCGCTGACCCAGGTCAAGGTGACCGGCATCTCCAGCGGGAAGTAG
- the rpmA gene encoding 50S ribosomal protein L27 has translation MAHKKGASSSRNGRDSAAQRLGVKRFGGQVVSAGEILIRQRGTKFHPGDLVGRGGDDTLFALAAGAVQFGTKRGRKTVSIVPQQ, from the coding sequence ATGGCTCACAAAAAGGGTGCGTCCAGCTCGCGTAACGGTCGCGACTCCGCGGCCCAGCGGCTCGGCGTGAAGCGCTTCGGTGGTCAGGTCGTCAGCGCGGGTGAGATCCTCATCCGTCAGCGTGGCACCAAGTTCCACCCCGGTGACCTGGTCGGCCGCGGCGGAGACGACACGCTCTTCGCGCTGGCCGCCGGTGCGGTCCAGTTCGGCACCAAGCGCGGTCGCAAGACCGTCAGCATCGTGCCGCAGCAGTAG
- the obgE gene encoding GTPase ObgE yields the protein MATFVDRVVLHLQAGDGGHGCVSIHREKFKPFGGPDGGNGGHGGSVSLEVDPQVTTLLDFHFRPHVKAENGKGGAGSNRDGANGRNLVLKVPNGTVVQAPDGTVLADMVGAGTTFEVARGGRGGRGNASLANARRKAPGFAELGEPGEQLDVVLELKSVADVGLVGFPSAGKSSLISVISAAKPKIADYPFTTLVPNLGVVRVDNHTFTVADVPGLIPGAATGKGLGLEFLRHIERCSVLVHVIDTATLEPGRDPVADIDTIEAELAEYGGLADRPRLVALNKVDVPDGRDLAEIVRPDLVERGFRVFEVSAATREGLKELTYAMAELVEQARSAAPPAEPTRIVIRPRAVDDAGFTIEAAPDGAWVVRGVRPERWVRQTNFDNDEAVGYLADRLARLGVEEKLGKAGAEPGDLVRIGDREFDWQPTLYAGADFVPGNRGTDVRLEEKSTRASAAERLAARKARRQRPADEIEGTDADVSDDVPDDAE from the coding sequence GTGGCGACGTTCGTTGACCGGGTCGTCCTGCACCTGCAGGCCGGCGATGGCGGGCACGGTTGTGTCTCGATCCACCGGGAGAAGTTCAAGCCGTTCGGCGGCCCCGACGGCGGCAACGGCGGGCACGGCGGCAGCGTGTCCCTGGAAGTCGACCCGCAGGTGACGACGCTGCTCGACTTCCACTTCCGTCCGCACGTCAAGGCCGAGAACGGCAAGGGCGGCGCCGGGTCGAACCGCGACGGCGCCAACGGCCGCAACCTCGTGCTGAAGGTGCCCAACGGCACCGTCGTGCAGGCGCCCGACGGCACCGTGCTGGCCGACATGGTCGGCGCCGGCACGACCTTCGAGGTGGCCCGGGGCGGGCGCGGCGGCCGGGGCAACGCGTCGCTGGCCAATGCCCGGCGCAAGGCCCCCGGCTTCGCGGAGCTGGGCGAGCCCGGCGAGCAGCTCGACGTGGTGCTGGAGCTCAAGAGCGTCGCCGACGTCGGCCTGGTGGGCTTCCCGTCGGCCGGCAAGTCGTCGCTGATCTCGGTGATCTCCGCCGCCAAGCCGAAGATCGCGGACTACCCGTTCACCACCCTGGTGCCGAACCTGGGCGTGGTCCGGGTGGACAACCACACCTTCACGGTCGCCGACGTGCCCGGCCTGATCCCCGGGGCCGCCACCGGCAAGGGCCTCGGCCTGGAGTTCCTGCGGCACATCGAACGCTGCTCGGTGCTGGTGCACGTGATCGACACGGCCACCCTGGAGCCCGGCCGGGACCCGGTCGCCGACATCGACACCATCGAGGCCGAGCTGGCCGAGTACGGCGGCCTGGCCGACCGGCCCCGACTGGTGGCGCTGAACAAGGTCGACGTGCCGGACGGCCGGGACCTCGCCGAGATCGTCCGCCCCGACCTGGTGGAGCGCGGCTTCCGGGTGTTCGAGGTCTCCGCGGCCACCCGGGAGGGGCTGAAGGAGCTGACGTACGCCATGGCGGAGCTGGTGGAGCAGGCGCGCAGCGCGGCGCCGCCGGCCGAGCCGACCCGGATCGTGATCCGGCCGCGGGCGGTCGACGACGCCGGCTTCACGATCGAGGCCGCGCCGGACGGCGCCTGGGTGGTGCGCGGCGTCCGTCCCGAGCGCTGGGTGCGGCAGACGAACTTCGACAACGACGAGGCGGTGGGCTACCTGGCCGACCGGCTGGCCCGGCTGGGCGTCGAGGAGAAGCTCGGCAAGGCCGGCGCGGAGCCCGGCGACCTGGTCCGGATCGGCGACCGCGAGTTCGACTGGCAGCCGACCCTCTACGCCGGCGCCGACTTCGTCCCGGGCAACCGGGGCACCGACGTCCGGCTGGAGGAGAAGTCGACCCGCGCCTCGGCGGCGGAGCGGCTGGCGGCCCGCAAGGCCCGCCGGCAGCGGCCGGCCGACGAGATCGAGGGCACGGACGCCGACGTCTCGGACGACGTTCCCGACGACGCCGAATAG